The genomic segment TACCAGGAGGTGACGAAGGTGGTGCCGGTCAGCCAGCCACCGATGGCCAGGTAGGCCGTTGGGAAAAGAAGAATGCCGGACCAGCCGACAAAAACGAAGCGGTCGCGCTTGAGCCAGTCATCGAGGACGTCGAACCATCCCCGCTGTGGCGCGCGTCCTACAGCGATCGTCATGAGACGTGCTTCATGAAGCGTTACATCATGAGCCTAGGCAGTGATTCGGCCAATGGGGCGGCTCTCCGTACAAGGAGCCGAATGATGAGTAGAAATGCCCAGTTCGATACCGCACCAATCTGACGCGTTCCGCGAAGATGGCCACGCATTGATCGATCTGCCGTGTACATCGTCGAACTGGCCCTGCGGATGAGCCCCGTACCGGTGTCTGTTCAACGCAAGGATGCCGGTGATGCCGAAGCCCTTTACCAGCAGATCCGTCAGGCGATCGAGCAAAGCCAGCCGCGACTTCTGGAGCTCACCTGCGAGAAGGTGGAAGGCAAAAAGGTCACTGTTCTGATCGGTGAGGTTCTGGCAGTCCAGCTTTATGAGAAAGCTTCGGCCACAGGCGGCAGCAAACGGCCGGGTTTTTCCGTTGATTCCTGATCGGGCTGGGGATGTTCAGGCTGGTGAAGTTGAGGCTCGAGGGGTTCGGGAAGACGGAGAACTCAACCTCCGGCAGCTCAGTTATCGCTGGCCGAATGGCTCTCAGGCCCTGCGGAACTGCGACCTCACCATTCCTGGTCCGGGGCTCTGGATGCTGGTCGGCAGCAATGGCAGCGGCAAAAGCACGCTGTTCCGTCTGATCGCCGGCCTGGTCCAGGCGCAAAGCGGCACCATCAGCACACCGCATCGGGTGGCCATGGTGTTTCAGAACCCGGACCACCAATTGCTGTTGCCCAGTTGCAGCTCGGATCTGCTGCTCGGTCTCACAAACTCCTCAAAACCGAACGATCGAATTCGCTGCATCGATGAGCTGCTCAATCAGCTTGGACTGAGCGGATTGGCGACACGGCCGATTCACACCTTGAGCGGAGGCCAGAAACAACGGCTTGCCATCGCTGGAGCCCTGGCAAGCGATGCCGGTCTACTGCTGCTTGATGAACCCACCGCCCTGCTGGATCCCGAGAGCCAACGCACGGTGCTTGATGCAGTCCA from the Synechococcus sp. KORDI-100 genome contains:
- a CDS encoding ABC transporter ATP-binding protein, with the translated sequence MRKLRPQAAANGRVFPLIPDRAGDVQAGEVEARGVREDGELNLRQLSYRWPNGSQALRNCDLTIPGPGLWMLVGSNGSGKSTLFRLIAGLVQAQSGTISTPHRVAMVFQNPDHQLLLPSCSSDLLLGLTNSSKPNDRIRCIDELLNQLGLSGLATRPIHTLSGGQKQRLAIAGALASDAGLLLLDEPTALLDPESQRTVLDAVQTLCQQRDQPLTALWITHRLEELDKADGAARMKDGRIEPWQDGRALRKRLQAARSGR